One Candidatus Binataceae bacterium genomic region harbors:
- a CDS encoding NAD-dependent epimerase/dehydratase family protein — protein sequence MRILITGGAGFLGSHLTDGFIARGDEVFVLDTGSTLKVRHLLNNPRFHYIHDSVFNLELLDGLISKSDLIYHLAAVVGVEHYVGDPYETLNVNVNGTQNVLKAAYKYNKRVVFSSTSEVYGRNPKVPWREDDDRVLGATTVDRWCYSTSKAVGEHFCFAYHKLGLPVTVVRYFNVYGPRLDRLDVGRLFTIFMGQLLRGTDLTVVGDGKQTRCFTYVSDAIAATMQAGLRPEADGQAINIGTEVETSVLEFARLMLELYGPSGCKIRFVKQEEVYGNSYEDIPRRVPDASKMRTLLGIEPKVELREGLAKTIAWFRQEQETR from the coding sequence ATGCGGATTTTGATTACCGGCGGCGCCGGTTTCCTGGGCTCGCACCTGACCGATGGTTTTATCGCACGGGGCGACGAGGTCTTCGTCCTCGACACCGGCTCCACGCTCAAAGTGCGCCATTTGTTGAACAACCCCCGCTTCCATTATATTCACGACTCGGTCTTCAACCTGGAGCTGCTCGACGGCCTGATCTCCAAATCCGACCTAATCTACCATTTGGCCGCCGTCGTAGGCGTGGAACATTACGTAGGAGATCCGTACGAGACTCTTAACGTCAACGTCAATGGCACCCAGAATGTGCTCAAGGCTGCCTATAAATATAACAAAAGGGTGGTTTTCAGTTCGACCTCCGAAGTTTACGGACGCAATCCCAAAGTTCCCTGGCGCGAGGATGACGACCGCGTGCTGGGCGCGACCACTGTGGATCGCTGGTGCTATTCCACCTCCAAGGCCGTAGGCGAGCATTTTTGCTTCGCCTATCACAAGCTGGGGCTGCCGGTGACGGTAGTACGCTATTTCAACGTCTATGGACCGCGCTTGGATCGCCTCGACGTGGGTCGGCTGTTTACGATTTTCATGGGCCAGTTGCTGCGCGGCACCGATCTGACCGTGGTCGGTGACGGGAAGCAGACTCGCTGCTTTACCTACGTCAGCGATGCGATCGCGGCCACGATGCAGGCGGGTTTGCGGCCCGAAGCCGACGGGCAGGCTATTAACATCGGCACCGAGGTCGAGACCTCGGTGTTGGAATTCGCTCGTCTGATGCTGGAACTGTACGGTCCCAGCGGCTGCAAAATCCGCTTCGTCAAGCAGGAAGAGGTTTATGGCAACAGTTACGAAGACATTCCGCGCCGCGTGCCTGACGCCAGCAAAATGCGCACCCTACTTGGGATCGAACCTAAGGTGGAGTTGCGCGAGGGACTAGCCAAAACCATCGCTTGGTTTCGCCAGGAGCAGGAAACTCGTTAA
- a CDS encoding formyltransferase family protein, which produces MSRPAADSSRNPACVVFAYHELGYVCLQALIELGAPIAALFTHADAADEEIWWHSCAQLARQHRVPVYVDVAMDQGGVARLAEMAPAVIYSFNYRRLLPAAALALAPLGAFNLHLSKLPAYRGRVPVNWVLINGEQETGVTLHHMVARADAGDIVAQEAVVIDDSDTALDLYRKLIPRGAGLVRTYHPLIAAGRAPRYQQDLQAGSYFGRRTPEDGKIDWRWPARRIYNMVRALTHPYPGAFCMWGGRRLWLWRAAIGSEHGSLGPPGAILARNGDGTMEIAAGAGSVKLIRLQMAGQDEQEAAAVLAQPIAATAQLQ; this is translated from the coding sequence TTGTCCCGACCCGCGGCTGATTCCTCCCGCAATCCCGCTTGCGTGGTGTTCGCCTACCACGAATTGGGTTACGTCTGTTTGCAAGCATTGATTGAGTTGGGCGCGCCGATAGCAGCGCTGTTTACTCATGCCGACGCCGCCGACGAGGAAATCTGGTGGCACTCGTGCGCGCAACTGGCCCGCCAGCATCGCGTCCCGGTCTATGTCGATGTCGCGATGGACCAAGGCGGCGTGGCCCGGCTGGCGGAGATGGCGCCAGCCGTGATCTATTCCTTCAATTATCGCCGGCTGCTCCCGGCCGCAGCCTTGGCCTTGGCGCCGCTGGGCGCCTTCAACCTGCACCTCTCGAAACTACCGGCCTATCGCGGCCGGGTCCCGGTCAACTGGGTTCTGATCAATGGCGAGCAAGAGACTGGGGTAACCCTCCACCACATGGTGGCGCGCGCCGATGCGGGCGATATCGTGGCGCAGGAAGCTGTTGTGATTGACGATAGCGACACCGCCTTGGATCTCTACCGCAAATTGATTCCGCGGGGGGCTGGGTTGGTCCGCACCTACCATCCTTTGATCGCGGCCGGGCGCGCGCCGCGTTATCAACAGGATCTGCAGGCGGGCAGCTATTTCGGCCGCCGCACGCCGGAAGACGGCAAGATCGATTGGCGTTGGCCGGCGCGGCGCATCTATAACATGGTGCGCGCACTGACCCATCCCTATCCCGGCGCCTTCTGCATGTGGGGCGGACGGCGCTTATGGCTGTGGCGGGCCGCCATTGGGAGCGAGCACGGCAGCCTTGGCCCACCCGGGGCGATCCTGGCCCGCAACGGCGATGGCACGATGGAAATCGCGGCGGGAGCGGGCAGCGTTAAATTGATACGGCTGCAGATGGCCGGCCAAGATGAGCAGGAAGCAGCGGCGGTTTTGGCTCAACCGATTGCCGCCACCGCTCAACTCCAATAG